In the genome of Quercus robur chromosome 3, dhQueRobu3.1, whole genome shotgun sequence, one region contains:
- the LOC126718086 gene encoding uncharacterized protein LOC126718086, which translates to MATELQPPEAPIPGGPTATTTTATATAITTTTAAITVSTAPPSSENPAPALAPKRQRRPSVRLGEIGDQPATLSYESHVRRSKHQPWRLPKDHSHVPQPHPHPQTQPLSSKSVKARSITNLVNGGDSNDVIIQEHEDRNQNNGDGNLEFVNRKKAKRGSVAKRVRSNWVSKIDESAGPEGDSREDEGFRDFFDPDSDSPLKEHSPVHSVDNVALDIWHNRRQSRPRVSEENDAELENYPESDSRDRRCETSEGVRSWLIDLGLSRYAPVFEIHEVDDDVLPLLTLEDLKDMGINAVGSRRKMYNAIQKLRKGFS; encoded by the coding sequence ATGGCAACTGAGCTACAACCACCCGAAGCCCCAATCCCAGGCGGCCCAACCGCCACCACAACAACCGCAACCGCCACAGCAATaacaaccacaactgccgcaatAACTGTATCAACCGCCCCACCCTCTTCCGAAAACCCGGCCCCAGCTTTAGCCCCAAAACGACAGCGCCGGCCCAGCGTCCGATTAGGCGAGATCGGTGACCAACCCGCCACTCTCTCTTACGAATCGCACGTGCGTCGAAGCAAACACCAACCCTGGCGACTCCCCAAGGACCACTCGCACGTGCCTCagcctcatcctcatcctcagactCAGCCTCTTTCTAGTAAGTCCGTTAAGGCTCGCTCCATTACTAACCTCGTTAACGGCGGAGATTCTAACGACGTCATCATCCAAGAACACGAGGATAGGAACCAAAATAACGGTGACGGAAACCTAGAATTCGTGAACCGGAAGAAAGCGAAGCGGGGCTCCGTAGCGAAACGGGTCCGATCCAATTGGGTATCGAAAATCGACGAATCGGCAGGGCCCGAAGGAGATAGCAGAGAAGACGAAGGGTTTCGAGATTTCTTCGATCCAGACTCAGATAGTCCATTGAAGGAGCATAGTCCAGTCCATTCCGTTGACAACGTGGCACTCGATATATGGCACAATAGAAGGCAATCGAGGCCCAGGGTTTCGGAGGAAAACGACGCCGAATTGGAGAATTATCCGGAGTCGGACTCGAGGGATCGGAGATGCGAGACGAGTGAAGGGGTGAGGTCGTGGCTTATCGACTTAGGGTTGAGCCGGTACGCGCCGGTGTTTGAGATACACGAGGTGGACGACGACGTTTTGCCATTGTTGACGCTCGAGGATCTTAAGGATATGGGAATAAACGCCGTCGGATCGAGGCGCAAAATGTACAATGCAATTCAAAAGCTTCGCAAGGGGTTTTCGTGA